Proteins encoded together in one Altererythrobacter epoxidivorans window:
- a CDS encoding superoxide dismutase family protein: MDEKRGAPLAIAQLADQNGTTIGTADIISMNGKPTVRLTFANLKPGIHAWHLHSAGKCEAPAFSSAGGHLNPYAREHGQDNPKGKHLGDMPNVTVGADGRGSGEFALDIGSAELSELLFDADGTAMMLHADPDDYRSDPAGAAGPRIACGVLEKLQ, translated from the coding sequence ATGGATGAAAAGAGAGGCGCGCCTTTGGCTATCGCCCAGCTGGCTGATCAAAACGGCACGACAATTGGCACAGCAGACATTATCAGTATGAACGGCAAGCCCACCGTCCGACTGACATTCGCCAATCTAAAGCCAGGCATCCATGCGTGGCATCTTCACTCCGCTGGAAAATGCGAAGCCCCTGCGTTCTCAAGCGCCGGTGGCCATTTGAATCCTTACGCGAGAGAGCATGGCCAAGATAATCCGAAGGGGAAACATCTCGGCGATATGCCCAACGTGACCGTCGGTGCAGACGGCCGGGGCTCAGGTGAGTTTGCACTCGACATTGGCTCCGCTGAATTAAGCGAGCTGTTATTCGACGCAGATGGCACCGCCATGATGCTCCACGCAGATCCCGACGATTACAGGAGCGATCCTGCTGGTGCCGCGGGTCCGCGCATCGCTTGCGGAGTGCTAGAAAAACTCCAGTAA
- a CDS encoding OmpA family protein: MRKLVIGMAMASTVLSAPAIARDDSWYIGVDGGPMLVEDNNYDVAGVKSDSSADYDTGFDFGGVVGYDFGGFRIEAEGSYRAADLDTMTAGPLGLIGNFAVEPGNRLRAQNGEFDAIGETNILSFMLNGLIDFGDDDGIQASFGGGVGVARTSIEATVDASGPGTFDDSDTGFAWQALAAVRAPLTDRWDAGLKYRFFNALDVDIVDASGAEFNTDVRSHSLLGSFIYNFGGAEAPPPPPPPPPPPPPPPPPPPPPPPPAPVCNTGPYIVFFNWDESDITPEAATILDNAVSAYADCGTASIMLAGHADRSGTVTYNVGLSERRNESVRDYLTGRGIPDARIASEAFGESQPRVPTADGVRELQNRRVEITYGPGSGM; this comes from the coding sequence ATGCGGAAACTCGTCATAGGGATGGCGATGGCCTCGACGGTGCTCTCGGCACCGGCGATTGCTCGCGATGATTCATGGTATATCGGTGTTGATGGCGGGCCTATGCTCGTCGAAGACAACAACTACGATGTTGCTGGCGTAAAAAGTGATTCGTCTGCCGATTACGACACTGGCTTCGATTTCGGTGGCGTTGTTGGTTACGACTTCGGTGGTTTCCGTATCGAGGCGGAAGGTAGCTACCGCGCTGCTGACCTCGATACCATGACTGCTGGCCCGCTTGGTCTCATCGGCAACTTCGCTGTTGAGCCGGGCAATCGCCTGCGTGCGCAGAACGGCGAGTTCGACGCGATCGGCGAAACCAACATTCTCAGCTTCATGCTGAACGGCTTGATCGACTTCGGCGACGACGACGGCATCCAGGCTTCGTTCGGTGGTGGTGTCGGCGTTGCTCGTACCAGCATCGAAGCGACTGTTGATGCCAGCGGCCCTGGCACTTTCGACGATTCGGACACCGGTTTCGCTTGGCAGGCTCTCGCAGCTGTTCGCGCTCCGCTGACCGACCGTTGGGACGCCGGCCTCAAGTATCGTTTCTTCAACGCCCTTGACGTCGACATCGTCGATGCTTCGGGTGCTGAGTTCAATACGGACGTCCGCTCGCACTCGCTGCTTGGCTCGTTCATCTACAACTTCGGTGGCGCCGAAGCTCCGCCGCCTCCGCCGCCGCCGCCGCCTCCGCCGCCGCCGCCGCCTCCTCCGCCTCCGCCGCCGCCTCCGCCGGCTCCGGTCTGCAACACGGGTCCTTACATCGTGTTCTTCAACTGGGATGAGTCGGATATCACTCCGGAAGCAGCGACGATTCTCGACAATGCCGTTAGTGCATATGCCGATTGCGGCACTGCAAGCATCATGCTTGCCGGTCACGCTGACCGTTCGGGTACCGTTACTTATAACGTCGGCCTGTCCGAGCGTCGTAACGAATCGGTTCGCGATTACCTCACTGGCCGCGGCATCCCCGATGCACGCATTGCCAGCGAAGCATTCGGTGAATCGCAGCCGCGCGTTCCGACCGCAGACGGTGTTCGCGAACTGCAGAACCGTCGCGTTGAGATCACTTACGGTCCGGGCTCGGGCATGTAA
- a CDS encoding DUF2793 domain-containing protein, whose protein sequence is MAEIDLNQATTKWQLPFLIPGQAQKEVTVNEAFARIDSLLSLAVAGVSANPPPEPYEGEAWLVSSEASGVWAGQVDRVAVCIGSAWQFYSPHPGMQVLNEQTGQYLYCFQGWQTSSEPASPSGGETVDIEARASIDAIIDALRNSGIFPRN, encoded by the coding sequence ATGGCAGAAATCGATTTGAATCAAGCTACAACGAAATGGCAACTTCCGTTTTTGATCCCCGGACAGGCGCAAAAAGAAGTCACGGTCAACGAAGCATTCGCCAGGATCGACTCCCTGTTGAGCCTCGCGGTTGCCGGTGTGTCCGCCAACCCTCCACCAGAGCCATACGAAGGTGAGGCGTGGCTCGTTTCGTCAGAGGCATCTGGCGTGTGGGCAGGACAGGTCGATAGAGTGGCTGTTTGCATTGGCAGCGCCTGGCAGTTCTACTCACCCCATCCAGGAATGCAGGTGCTCAATGAGCAAACCGGGCAATATCTCTACTGCTTTCAGGGCTGGCAGACATCTTCGGAACCAGCCTCACCCTCTGGCGGGGAGACTGTCGACATCGAAGCCCGAGCGTCAATCGATGCAATAATCGATGCCCTTCGAAATAGCGGAATATTTCCGCGCAATTAG
- a CDS encoding phage tail protein, giving the protein MATLVLTAVGSILGGPIGGALGSIAGQQIDSAIGLGPKKIHGPRLKDLSVTTSSFGHPIARHFGKVRTAGTIIWATDLKEQRETSGGGKGKPKSTSYSYSVSFAVAISSRPIHSIGRIWADGKLLRGAAGDLKSPGIMRFHSGHRDQQADPLIASAESKCPAFRDCAYVVFEDLSLGDFGNRIPALNFEVIADAAREVMISDLVPDSIGSDRNGVLSGMVGYSDEGGPISTSLSQISEVFPLNFGLSGTSAKIASSLAGQSRLVQLDAARRAPAQASGEGQSEEVVQTRSNSSRAVPRALRYYDVGRDYQPGVQRALGQSTDHSDAAIELPAALEASTARSLCNHMVQQAKWRNELLTWPICDVDTDILPGKVVSLPDRAGNWLVKEWDWSEQGVDLSLERVLPNAPREIDAHKGDLKPPSDLHPLPTKLRFLELPWDGSGSSDDRQLFAALSSGEEWSGANLYYEFNGGLIPIGVGTAERVVQGSIQDSLPPSPSILFEREATIELQVEAADFNIRSTTMVGLLQGENRALVGDEVIQFLGAEQTGLLSWDLKGLLRGRGGTETSALAGHPPGTAFVLLDEVLQRLDGASIPYSAETRLAAIGFGDEQPVLADIEMFGQSRRPLAPVHLQRTEAVGGDVTFSWKRRARGQWQWTDFVDTALVEEREVYLVGVGSKFDPLRVWEIEKPHISFSKSELDALSAGYPGQSLWVCQVGTYSHSHPAILATFA; this is encoded by the coding sequence ATGGCAACGCTCGTACTAACCGCCGTCGGATCAATCCTTGGTGGTCCTATCGGTGGGGCCCTGGGTTCAATCGCAGGACAACAGATCGACAGTGCGATCGGCCTTGGTCCGAAGAAAATCCATGGCCCGCGGCTCAAGGATCTGTCGGTCACGACCTCCAGCTTCGGTCATCCGATCGCACGGCACTTCGGCAAGGTAAGAACTGCAGGGACCATTATCTGGGCGACCGATCTAAAGGAACAGCGAGAGACCAGCGGGGGCGGCAAGGGTAAGCCCAAGTCGACGTCATACAGCTATTCCGTTTCGTTTGCAGTCGCGATCAGCAGCAGGCCGATCCATTCGATCGGCAGGATATGGGCCGATGGCAAACTTTTGCGAGGCGCAGCGGGAGACCTGAAATCACCCGGAATAATGCGTTTCCATAGTGGACATCGCGACCAGCAGGCTGATCCATTGATCGCCTCGGCAGAAAGCAAGTGTCCCGCCTTTCGCGACTGCGCCTATGTCGTATTTGAAGACCTTTCGCTCGGCGACTTTGGCAACCGCATTCCTGCGCTCAATTTCGAGGTCATTGCGGACGCTGCGCGCGAAGTGATGATTTCGGACCTCGTGCCAGACTCCATTGGTTCCGATAGAAATGGCGTCCTGAGTGGTATGGTTGGCTACTCGGATGAGGGCGGTCCGATATCGACTTCGCTGTCGCAAATCTCTGAGGTGTTCCCGCTAAATTTCGGTCTGTCCGGGACATCGGCAAAGATAGCTTCTTCATTGGCTGGACAGAGCAGACTGGTGCAACTCGATGCGGCGCGGCGCGCACCAGCGCAGGCTTCAGGAGAGGGGCAGAGCGAGGAGGTGGTTCAAACCCGCTCTAACTCGTCACGCGCTGTTCCAAGAGCGCTGCGCTATTACGATGTCGGGCGCGACTACCAACCTGGAGTTCAGAGAGCACTCGGGCAGTCGACCGATCATTCTGACGCAGCAATCGAACTGCCGGCAGCTCTCGAAGCTTCGACAGCCCGTAGTCTCTGCAACCATATGGTGCAGCAGGCGAAGTGGCGGAACGAATTGCTCACTTGGCCCATTTGCGACGTCGATACCGACATTCTCCCGGGAAAGGTGGTGTCCCTTCCCGACAGGGCGGGGAACTGGCTGGTCAAAGAATGGGATTGGTCTGAGCAAGGCGTGGACCTCTCGCTCGAAAGAGTGCTGCCCAATGCCCCTCGCGAAATTGACGCTCACAAAGGCGATTTGAAGCCCCCGTCAGACCTTCACCCACTGCCAACAAAGCTGCGTTTTCTCGAGCTTCCTTGGGATGGCTCGGGATCAAGCGACGATCGCCAGCTGTTCGCCGCCCTTTCGTCAGGTGAGGAATGGTCGGGAGCGAACCTTTATTATGAATTTAACGGCGGCCTGATCCCGATTGGCGTGGGGACCGCCGAGCGGGTGGTACAGGGTTCGATCCAGGATTCCCTGCCCCCTTCGCCATCGATACTTTTCGAAAGGGAGGCGACGATAGAGCTGCAAGTCGAAGCGGCAGACTTCAATATTCGCAGTACGACGATGGTTGGCCTTTTGCAGGGTGAGAACAGGGCACTTGTCGGAGACGAGGTCATCCAATTTCTTGGCGCCGAACAAACTGGCCTACTGAGCTGGGATCTGAAGGGCCTACTCAGGGGCAGAGGGGGCACGGAAACGAGTGCATTGGCCGGTCATCCGCCTGGAACTGCATTCGTCCTGCTCGACGAAGTACTGCAGCGTCTCGATGGCGCATCAATTCCCTACTCCGCTGAAACCAGACTTGCCGCAATCGGGTTTGGTGATGAGCAGCCGGTGCTCGCTGACATTGAAATGTTCGGCCAATCTCGTCGCCCGCTCGCGCCTGTCCATCTGCAAAGAACCGAAGCAGTTGGAGGAGATGTCACTTTCAGCTGGAAACGACGAGCCCGCGGCCAATGGCAATGGACCGATTTCGTCGATACAGCGCTCGTAGAAGAGCGTGAAGTATATCTTGTGGGTGTTGGAAGTAAATTCGACCCGCTAAGGGTCTGGGAAATCGAAAAACCCCATATTTCATTTTCCAAATCGGAACTCGATGCGCTCAGCGCAGGCTATCCCGGGCAATCGCTATGGGTTTGCCAGGTTGGAACTTACTCCCACTCGCATCCAGCTATTCTCGCCACATTCGCATAA
- a CDS encoding C40 family peptidase gives MTAAKIAEEAKSLIGVPFRLHGRDPRYGLDCVGLAAHCLEAAGREGNVPSDYRLKNLSVREWFGSARSFGLTEVAGESEAGDILLVVAAPAQFHILIATGGGAFVHAHAGLGKVAIATAPLQWPVAKHWRLQPKIED, from the coding sequence ATGACCGCAGCGAAAATCGCCGAAGAGGCGAAGTCGCTAATCGGCGTCCCGTTCCGACTGCATGGGCGCGACCCGCGATATGGGCTCGATTGTGTCGGTCTGGCAGCACACTGCCTTGAGGCTGCCGGCCGCGAAGGGAACGTACCTTCTGATTATCGCCTGAAGAATCTTTCCGTGCGCGAGTGGTTCGGCAGCGCCCGATCCTTCGGGTTGACCGAGGTCGCGGGTGAGAGCGAGGCGGGCGACATACTGCTCGTCGTTGCTGCCCCAGCTCAATTTCACATCCTGATTGCAACAGGTGGCGGGGCCTTCGTCCACGCTCATGCCGGTCTCGGGAAAGTGGCGATCGCCACCGCCCCGCTGCAGTGGCCGGTCGCCAAGCATTGGCGACTTCAACCGAAGATCGAGGATTGA
- a CDS encoding phage BR0599 family protein — protein MSFLGTLASSFKGGGDGRVPLSRGFVSPWALALGSNHGFGRGFEYAEAVRQGYLANPIAQRAVRIVAEGIAGAPLASGDERLEKLVTATSAGQPLIETLAAQLQSAKANLERSFVPLTSPTCRARFCGEQCGLSSRFFEHFLELDLVDLDSNVVDFSVDDPALFLDGMVRFTEGPQTGLSFNIIGVSEEGFLLDKAIAAETKPGMKALIIEGCDHLLATCGNRFDNAANFRGEPFLPGNDLLTRYPTPK, from the coding sequence ATGTCATTTCTCGGAACGCTTGCCTCCTCTTTCAAGGGAGGCGGGGATGGCCGCGTGCCGCTGTCGCGCGGCTTCGTGTCGCCGTGGGCGCTGGCGCTCGGCAGTAATCACGGCTTCGGCCGCGGCTTCGAATATGCAGAGGCGGTGCGGCAGGGCTACCTCGCCAATCCCATCGCCCAGCGCGCCGTCAGGATCGTTGCCGAGGGCATTGCCGGTGCGCCGCTGGCGAGCGGGGATGAGCGGCTCGAAAAGCTGGTTACCGCGACAAGCGCAGGTCAGCCGTTGATCGAGACACTTGCCGCGCAATTGCAATCTGCCAAGGCCAATCTCGAACGAAGTTTCGTGCCATTGACCAGCCCTACTTGTCGCGCCCGCTTCTGCGGAGAACAATGCGGCCTATCGAGCCGCTTTTTCGAGCATTTCCTCGAGCTGGATTTGGTAGATCTGGACAGCAATGTGGTGGATTTTTCGGTCGATGACCCAGCCTTGTTTCTCGACGGAATGGTGCGATTTACCGAGGGGCCTCAAACTGGTCTGTCCTTCAACATCATCGGCGTATCGGAAGAGGGGTTCCTGCTGGACAAGGCGATTGCTGCCGAAACGAAGCCTGGCATGAAAGCTCTGATCATCGAGGGATGCGATCACCTTCTTGCGACCTGCGGAAATCGCTTTGACAATGCTGCGAATTTCCGTGGTGAGCCTTTCCTTCCGGGAAATGATCTCCTCACCCGATACCCGACACCGAAATGA
- a CDS encoding DNA-packaging protein, with protein sequence MDPDQRDWLAEASEKHLQRLTDWLSESEKAAFGYHWPFFARPEQLPPAGNWRYWLVMAGRGFGKTRTGAEWVRTIAEHDPAARIALVSGSLAEARAVMVEGESGILACCAPESMPVFEPSLRRLRFPSGAQAFLYSAAEPDSLRGPQHSHAWCDEIGKWPIGHERATQSWDNLLLGLRLGERQQVVATTTPRHVALVRRLLDARLAESTVVTTGATYENTANLPRTFIEAVEAEFGNSQLARQELHGELVADIEGALWNRALLERCRITDPAADPVRIVVAVDPPASSKGDACGIVVAALGADGNASLLADCSIENASPERWARAVANASDRWNADRIVAEANQGGDMVASVLRAADIALPVRLVHASRGKVARAEPVAALYEAGRVRHCGPFPQLEDQLCGLMAGGTYEGPGRSPDRADALVWALTELMLGRRGGPRVRTV encoded by the coding sequence GTGGATCCTGACCAGCGCGACTGGCTTGCCGAAGCCAGCGAGAAGCACCTCCAGAGGCTGACCGACTGGCTCAGCGAAAGCGAGAAGGCGGCGTTCGGCTATCACTGGCCCTTCTTCGCCCGGCCCGAACAACTGCCGCCAGCCGGCAACTGGCGCTACTGGCTGGTCATGGCCGGTCGCGGCTTCGGCAAGACACGCACCGGGGCCGAATGGGTCCGCACGATTGCGGAACACGATCCCGCCGCCCGTATCGCCCTGGTTTCGGGTTCGCTCGCAGAGGCGCGCGCCGTCATGGTCGAAGGCGAAAGCGGGATCCTCGCCTGCTGCGCGCCGGAATCGATGCCGGTGTTCGAACCTTCCCTGCGGCGCCTGCGCTTTCCCAGCGGCGCGCAGGCGTTCCTGTATTCGGCAGCCGAGCCCGACAGCCTGCGAGGCCCGCAACATTCGCATGCCTGGTGCGACGAGATCGGGAAATGGCCGATCGGTCACGAGCGGGCGACGCAGAGTTGGGATAATCTTCTGCTCGGTTTGCGGCTTGGCGAGCGTCAGCAGGTCGTCGCCACGACAACCCCGCGCCATGTCGCGCTGGTGCGGCGCCTGCTCGATGCGCGGCTTGCAGAGAGCACGGTGGTCACCACGGGGGCGACCTACGAAAACACGGCAAACCTGCCACGCACCTTTATCGAGGCGGTTGAGGCCGAATTCGGGAACTCGCAGCTCGCAAGGCAGGAACTTCACGGCGAGCTGGTCGCAGATATCGAGGGTGCATTGTGGAACAGGGCGCTGCTCGAACGTTGTCGGATCACTGACCCGGCCGCCGATCCGGTGCGGATCGTGGTTGCGGTCGATCCGCCCGCTTCGTCGAAAGGCGATGCCTGCGGGATCGTAGTGGCGGCGCTCGGCGCCGACGGCAATGCATCGCTTTTGGCCGATTGTTCGATCGAGAATGCCTCGCCGGAACGGTGGGCCCGCGCCGTCGCCAATGCGTCTGACCGGTGGAATGCGGATCGCATTGTCGCAGAGGCGAACCAGGGCGGCGACATGGTCGCCAGCGTTCTGCGGGCAGCCGACATCGCCCTGCCCGTGCGGCTAGTCCATGCTTCTCGAGGGAAGGTGGCGCGGGCAGAACCCGTCGCCGCCCTCTACGAAGCCGGCCGCGTGCGCCATTGCGGTCCGTTTCCGCAATTGGAAGACCAGCTATGCGGACTGATGGCCGGCGGAACCTACGAAGGTCCGGGCCGCAGCCCCGACCGGGCCGATGCGCTTGTCTGGGCGCTGACCGAACTGATGCTCGGCAGGCGCGGCGGGCCGCGTGTGCGCACAGTCTGA